One region of Trichoderma breve strain T069 chromosome 7 map unlocalized scaffold00007, whole genome shotgun sequence genomic DNA includes:
- a CDS encoding fungal specific transcription factor domain-containing protein yields MGRGAKACSACHWRKVKCDVQAEPPCTNCRIFGDDCVPHQRKRKGELPQTTYLPPSKRSTNNQTRITTPIQAQEQQRRSISAPSLLSPAQPNGAEAGDPPRPSNASPGSYLGRAEYVQGVAPIDEEDAKDYADEPNNAFSEVDHRYLQELGALELPTRVLGDSLISHFMERCYPWMPIVNRSEFRKTDDFEPSLLLFQSLCTAGCRVSMAPTAQEVGQAFYHRAKALYYSGHEKNPLVIVRAMCMLQWWNPSGPEHVSIDSSSFWLHMTVGLAHQIGLHREPDRKQPHPSLRRRLWWTIFSRDCLISMCHGRPRAIHPEGFDVRPLTLNDFPESNLDVHLFLSYVDICGILGDLTEAIVRDMFGRANRVAIEARLLNWSRYLHEDLRIYHQAGNLAAYNFKVRQLWVAYFTALVLLFPTKAHAPSAMALLATSFIVAIFEEFLNRGELPMLAPVFVFYMMTAGLVQSTGLRCPNLEVETRHELDIIDQCLAEMGKRYPSATGARRVIRAVCRAATQQDKHIELLTFTIDDNQRQYLEQLGPELCPKWDTIHPTRAQKRISDEGLEDVGRLVTEFDPNPVLETDNMPPSLAIDSQQEVLDTNEYFMEGMDGFGNMASLGNWMLGTWVGGMVDMASLNAFNS; encoded by the exons ATGGGTCGAGGGGCCAAAGCCTGCAGTGCCTGTCATTGGAGAAAG GTCAAGTGCGACGTACAAGCTGAGCCACCATGTACCAATTGCCGAATATTCGGGGATGATTGCGT GCCTCATCAGAGAAAGCGGAAAGGCGAGCTTCCACAAACCACATACTTACCGCCTTCTAAGCGGAGCACCAATAACCAGACCCGTATCACGACCCCAATACAAGCGCAAGAGCAACAACGGCGAAGCATTTCAGCGCCATCGCTACTAAGCCCAGCACAGCCAAACGGAGCAGAGGCCGGAGATCCACCACGGCCAAGCAATGCGAGTCCTGGAAGCTACCTCGGCCGCGCGGAATATGTCCAAGGCGTAGCCCCGAtagacgaggaagacgcgAAGGACTATGCTGATGAACCAAACAACGCGTTCTCTGAAGTAGATCATAGGTATCTTCAAGAACTCGGAGCATTAGAATTGCCGACACGCGTTCTTGGGGACAGCCTAATTTCGCATTTCATGGAGCGATGCTATCCGTGGATGCCTATCGTGAATCGATCAGAGTTCCGAAAGACAGACGACTTCGAACCCTCATTACTCCTCTTTCAATCTCTCTGTACTGCAGGGTGTAGGGTTTCAATGGCCCCGACTGCGCAGGAGGTTGGCCAGGCATTTTATCACCGAGCCAAAGCATTGTACTATTCTGGTCATGAGAAGAATCCGCTCGTAATCGTCCGCGCCATGTGTATGCTGCAATGGTGGAATCCTTCGGGGCCAGAGCATGTATCGATCGactccagcagcttctggctgcACATGACCGTTGGTCTGGCGCATCAGATTGGACTCCACCGGGAGCCAGACCGCAAGCAACCTCATCCTAGCTTACGGAGGAGACTTTGGTGGACCATATTC TCTCGAGATTGTTTGATCTCCATGTGCCACGGACGGCCACGGGCTATACATCCTGAGGGTTTTGATGTGAGGCCGCTAACATTGAACGACTTTCCTGAGTCTAATCTCGATGTCCACTTATTTCTGTCTTATGTTGACATATGTGGAATATTAGGTGATTTGACGGAAGCGATTGTTAGAGACATGTTTGGTCGAGCAAATCGAGTGGCGATTGAAGCAAGGCTGTTGAACTGGAGCCGTTATTTGCACGAGGATCTACGGATATACCATCAAGCTGGAAATTTGGCCGCATATAATTTCAAGGTTCGCCAACTGTGGGTTGCTTACTTTACTGCCTTGGTGCTTTTGTTCCCAACAAAAGCTCATGCGCCTTCCGCTATGGCGTTACTAGCCACTTCCTTCATTGTGGCCATTTTCGAAGAGTTTCTGAACCGGGGCGAGTTGCCTATGCTTGCGCCTGTATTCGTTTTCTATATGATGACTGCAGGTCTGGTCCAGTCAACCGGTCTGAGATGCCCGAACCTCGAGGTTGAGACGCGCCATGAGTTAGATATTATTGATCAATGTTTGGCAGAAATGGGAAAGAGATACCCGTCAGCCACCGGCGCGCGAAGGGTTATTCGCGCTGTTTGTCGCGCTGCTACCCAGCAAGACAAACATATTGAGCTATTGACATTTACAATAGATGACAACCAGCGACAGTACCTCGAGCAATTAGGACCGGAGCTGTGTCCCAAATGGGATACGATTCACC CAACAAGGGCTCAGAAAAGAATATCTGATGAGGGGTTAGAAGATGTTGGACGGCTGGTGACGGAATTTGATCCAAACCCAGTGCTTGAAACAGATAATATGCCACCTTCATTGGCGATAGACTCCCAGCAAGAGGTATTAGACACAAATGAATATTTTATGGAAGGAATGGACGGATTTGGAAATATGGCATCATTGGGAAATTGGATGCTAGGCACATGGGTTGGAGGGATGGTGGATATGGCCTCGCTGAACGCTTTCAACAGCTAA
- a CDS encoding AMP-binding enzyme domain-containing protein, with amino-acid sequence MNSSPSAGGQSLPKHIGDNVLPNFPIFNRLLFFASNRDKLVINDTTNGLQATHQQLLSDVLYLRNALWTRLDSKVRNRLLAGEEICVNLLAAGGYEFATAFLALLALGAVIVPISASIPVHEAMYFAKTSRSIGVLYSSNFVSMEILQQICKPPLPASNIIISSDHHLNYHGAGLVIFTSGTSGPPKGAVKERSFLDTNAQAVAQWYNLQESDVVLHTLPVHHATGIKFQSSGFHPDQIWERWRQGGLTVFSGVPTMYMRLMKYFEENISKKSSTDSQGYVRAAKSFRLMMSGSAALPFSLQSKWIKLLDGKRILERYGATEFGSVFSVKPGDSNNPDGSVGKPFFGLEVKLSNGTEGEILVKSPHMFREYLYDPVATAAAFTVDGYYKTGDIARSEGDYYFILGRASIDIIKSGGYKISALDIERELLNLSYISEAMVVGVPDEEYGQRVAAAITLRDDYQEPSLRLEKLRADLRSRLAGYKLPTILRVVKDFPKSASGKVVKRVLGKQLFSEPNDPHIQVWRSQKGGQARL; translated from the exons ATGAATTCTTCTCCAAGTGCTGGCGGGCAGTCGTTGCCAAAGCACATTGGAGACAATGTCCTTCCTAATTTTCCTATTTTCAATCGTCTCCTATTCTTCGCAAGTAATAGAGATAAGCTTGTTATTAATGATACTACGAATGGCTTGCAGGCGACGCATCAGCAGCTCCTTTCCGACGTCTTGTACCTCCGCAATGCTCTCTGGACTCGGCTGGACTCAAAGGTGCGAAACCGTCTTTTGGCGGGCGAAGAAATTTGCGTCAATTTACTAGCAGCCGGAGGATATGAGTTCGCTACAGCCTTTTTAGCATTACTGGCGCTGGGGGCAGTAATTGTTCCGATCT CGGCTTCAATTCCCGTACACGAGGCCATGTATTTCGCCAAAACTTCACGATCTATCGGCGTACTATATTCCTCCAA CTTCGTCTCTATGGAGATCCTGCAACAGATCTGCAAGCCACCTTTGCCTGCTAGCAATATAATCATTTCGTCGGATCACCATCTCAACTATCATGGCGCTGGCCTGGTCATATTCACGTCTGGAACAAGCGGTCCTCCTAAGGGTGCAGTTAAGGAACGATCATTTCTTGACACAAACGCGCAAGCTGTTGCGCAATGGTACAATCTACAGGAAAGCGATGTAGTCTTGCACACCCTCCCTGTGCACCATGCTACGGGGATCA AGTTTCAGTCATCTGGGTTTCACCCAGATCAAATATGGGAGCGTTGGCGACAGGGCGGTCTGACAGTCTTCTCCGGAGTGCCGACCATGTATATGAGGCTGATGAAGTATTTTGAAGAGAATATCTCCAAGAAATCCTCGACTGATAGCCAGGGCTATGTGAGGGCTGCAAAATCGTTTCGTCTGATGATGTCTGGAAGTGCGGCGCTTCCATTCTCACTTCAAAGCAAGTGGATTAAGCTGTTAGACGGTAAGCGGATATTAGAGAGATATGGCGCAACAGAGTTTGGCAGTGTCTTCAGCGTAAAACCTGGCGACTCGAATAATCCAGAC GGTTCTGTTGGGAAGCCGTTCTTTGGGCTCGAGGTTAAGCTCTCGAACGGAACCGAGGGAGAGATTCTAGTGAAAAGCCCACATATGTTCCGAGA ATATCTATACGACCCGGTAGCTACTGCTGCCGCCTTTACAGTGGATGGCTATTACAAGACCGGAGATATTGCCAGAAGTGAAGGCGACTACTATTTCATTCTTGGGAGAGCTTCCATTGATA TCATCAAATCTGGAGGGTACAAGATATCAGCTCTTGATATTGAGCGTGAGCTCCTTAATTTGTCTTATATTAGCGAAGCCATGGTCGTCGGAGTTCCCGATGAAGAATATGGACAAAGAGTGGCAGCCGCAATCACACTGAGAGAC GACTACCAGGAGCCATCCCTCCGATTAGAAAAGCTGCGCGCTGATCTGCGATCACGACTGGCAGGATACAAGCTACCAACAATTTTGCGAGTCGTCAAAGACTTTCCTAAAAGTGCATCCGGGAAGGTTGTGAAACGAGTCCTAGGTAAACAGCTCTTCTCTGAGCCTAACGACCCGCATATTCAGGTATGGCGATCTCAAAAAGGCGGCCAAGCGAGACTTTAA
- a CDS encoding acyl-CoA oxidase domain-containing protein: MQTDFTSELKPAGPGGSVLIEQERARSSIPVDALSEFILGKQWLQMQRSLLPLLMGQKLLSKRTQMNLSRPDRYLLGLARAKLLRRMADQYHWSDEEYEMAKYLVDDVSPYTLHTTMFRQTLREQASDEQQQYWLPKHGRWEVIGAYAQTEMGHGSNVRGIETEARWDPATKSFNLHSPTLTAIRDKVTHQPLDGIVVGDIGPKYGYAPMDNAFMLFKHHRIPHDAMLNRYAKLDPETGVYTKPDAPNVVYGSLTEARSRIVNHARLVLARAVTVAVRYTTIRRQFKDKDDHSEAPETSVIDYSTVQIRILPLLATVFALHFTGQVMKETFLSNRKRIAQNDFSGMAELHSLSSGLKSLCTDLAANGIETCRRAMGGHGYGGYSGLVQLNADYLSKPTVEGDNWMITQQVARYLMKVAKRITEKQGTKQETRAEKLLEKYQLPHNGTGFNILEDHSALADAFEHRVAQMTFQVYAERVKQGRSENEMLIKMHQLSHAYSYSILVRNFHDQITNLQNFGQETINVLWDLYRLFALFTMQNNALEFIQTETVSLDQLSAVRDRIFELMRRIRPHAVRLVDVWALPDYLLDSSLGRYDGRVYEDMFHRAHDLNPLNSITVNPDYKNPELVLGSGDGNAILAKL, from the exons ATGCAGACAGACTTTACCAGTGAACTCAAGCCTGCCGGCCCAGGCGGTAGTGTCCTGATAGAACAAGAAAGAGCTCGTTCATCAATTCCTGTAGATGCTCTCTCTGAGTTCATTTTGGGCAAGCAATGGCTTCAGATGCAACGGAGTCTGTTGCCCTTGTTAATGGGCCAAAAGCTTCTCTCTAAGCGAACTCAAATGAATCTGTCTCGGCCTGACCGATATCTACTTGGTCTAGCTCGGGCAAAGCTTCTCCGACGAATGGCTGATCAGTATCACTGGTCTGACGAGGAATACGAAATGGCCAAATATCTTGTTGACGACGTGTCGCCTTATACTCTCCATACCACGATGTTCCGGCAAACTCTCCGAGAACAAGCTAGtgatgagcagcagcagtactGGCTTCCGAAGCACGGCCGATGGGAGGTGATTGGGGCTTATGCACAGACAGAAATGGGTCACGGGAGCAATGTCCGAGGCATCGAAACTGAAGCTCGATGGGACCCCGCGACTAAATCATTCAACCTTCATAGCCCGACATTGACAGCGA TTCGAGACAAGGTGACACATCAGCCTTTGGATGGAATTGTGGTCGGAGATATAGGGCCAAAATATGGCTACGCGCCCATGGACAATGCGTTTATGCTCTTCAAGCATCACAG AATCCCACATGATGCCATGTTAAATCGATATGCCAAATTAGATCCCGAAACTGGTGTTTACACGAAACCAGACGCTCCTAATGTCGTGTACGGATCACTCACTGAG GCTCGATCACGAATCGTGAACCACGCCAGGCTGGTTCTGGCACGCGCTGTTACTGTTGCAGTCCGCTACACTACGATCAGACGACAGTTCAAAGATAAAGACGACCATTCGGAAGCACCTGAAACTTCTGTTATCGACTATTCAACGGTGCAGATCCGTATCCTGCCGCTGCTTGCCACCGTATTCGCTTTGCATTTCACAGGCCAGGTCATGAAGGAAACCTTCTTGTCCAATCGGAAGAGAATTGCACAGAATGACTTTAGTGGAATGGCAGAGCTGCACAGCCTGTCATCTGGCCTCAAGAGCCTCTGCACTGACCTGGCAGCCAACGGTATTGAGACATGCAGGCGAGCAATGGGAGGGCATGGATATGGAGGCTACAGTGGGCTAGTGCAACTAAATGCTGATTATCTGTCGAAACCTACTGTTGAGGGAGATAACTGGATGATCACCCAGCAGGTAGCCCGATACCTTATGAAAGTTGCTAAGAGAATCACAGAGAAGCAAGGAACtaaacaagagacaagagcCGAGAAATTGCTCGAAAAGTATCAGTTGCCCCATAATGGAACTGGCTTCAACATCCTGGAGGACCATTCTGCGCTGGCGGACGCTTTCGAACATCGAGTAGCTCAGATG ACGTTCCAAGTCTATGCAGAAAGAGTCAAACAAGGCCGGTCGGAGAACGAGATGCTTATAAAGATGCATCAGTTGTCACATG CTTATTCGTATTCCATTTTGGTGCGAAATTTTCATGACCAGATAACCAACCTGCAGAATTTTGGACAGGAAACGATCAATGTGCTGTGGGACCTGTACAGGTTATTTGCGCTATTTACGATGCAGAACAATGCTCTTGAGTTTATACAAACTGAGACGGTATCACTCGATCAACTCAGCGCGGTGCGGGATCGAATTTTTGAACTGATGAGGCGTATACGGCCGCATGCCGTTCGGTTGGTTGACGTGTGGGCTCTACCAGATTATCTTCTTGACAG CTCACTGGGTCGTTATGATGGTCGTGTATATGAGGACATGTTTCATCGCGCTCATGATCTCAACCCTTTAAACAGCATTACCGTCAACCCCGATTATAAGAACCCAGAGCTTGTGCTAGGATCCGGAGATGGCAATGCTATTCTAGCTAAATTGTAG
- a CDS encoding major facilitator superfamily domain-containing protein — translation MTVDGTMDSKKEISMVEDADPNGESIPPLDEAEFKKILRRIDLRLIPLLSVLYLLSFLDRGNVGNANVAGLSKDLHLTGTQYNIALTMFFIPYGLFEVPSNILLKILKPRVWIPIIMLSWGTIMTLMGIVQSYSGLVVARVFLGIAEAGFFPAASYLLTCWYPRHEVQLRMGYFYGAGALSGAFSGLLAFAIEKMDGVGGLAGWRWIFIIEGLMTVVAAVATPFLLPNDPMSCKFLNDTEKKHVVNRLREFQQTQRTDESDPFKWEYFWQAFTDWKVWMSILVYWGNAMPIYGFIYTLPVVIDELGYSATNAVIQQLLTIPVYIAAVIATVTSAYFSDRLKTRSPFIIIPQLFGALGLVIVMAIPKEKYPGAVYGALFIVAIGLYTTITGVVSWNANNLAGTWKRNIGLGLQISIGNLGGAVGTNIYLRQQAPNYWLGFGFSLGILLVASSAGMIMRIALQRINKKRESMSREEILEKYTPEELDRMGDKSPLFIYTL, via the exons ATGACTGTAGACGGCACTATGGAtagcaaaaaggaaatcaGCATGGTTGAGGACGCCGATCCAAACGGCGAGTCCATACCACCactggacgaggccgagtTCAAGAAAATACTGCGTCGTATCGATCTTCGGTTGATTCCACTTCTCTCAGTCCTCTatctcctttcctttctcgaCCGAGGCAATG TGGGAAATGCCAATGTTGCTGGCTTGAGCAAAGATTTGCATCTCACCGGAACGCAATACAACATCGCTTTGACAATGTTTTTTATTCCGTATGGCCTCTTCGAAGTTCCTAGCAATATACTCCTTAAGATTTTGAAGCCACGCGTGTGGATCCCCATTATAATGCTGTCTTGGGGGACGATTATGAC ATTGATGGGAATCGTTCAGAGCTACTCTGGCCTTGTGGTAGCCAGAGTCTTTCTTGGTATTGCAGAG GCTGGGTTCTTTCCCGCAGCTTCGTATCTTCTGACATGTTGGTATCCACGTCATGAGGTCCAGTTACGAATGGGCTACTTTTATGGAGCTGGTGCTCTGTCTGGTGCCTTCTCTGGTctccttgcctttgccattgagaaAATGGATGGAGTTGGTGGGCTTGCAGGATGGCGGTG GATCTTCATTATCGAAGGACTGATGACGGTAGTCGCTGCTGTAGCcaccccttttcttctaccCAACGATCCCATGAGTTGCAAGTTTCTCAACGATACAGAGAAAAAGCATGTCGTGAATCGCCTTCGGGAGTTCCAGCAGACGCAACGAACTGATGAAAGTGACCCTTTTAAATGGGAATACTTTTGGCAAGCTTTTACGGATTGGAAAGTCTGGATGTCAATACTGGTGTATTGGGGAAATGCAATGCCAATCTATGG GTTTATTTACACTCTACCAGTGGTCATTGACGAGCTAGGTTACTCGGCCACCAATGCA GTAATTCAGCAACTTCTCACCATCCCGGTGTATATTGCAGCGGTAATAGCCACAGTCACCTCGGCATATTTTTCTGATCGCCTCAAGACTCGATCTCCCTTTATCATCATTCCACAGCTGTTCGGCGCGCTCGGCTTGGTCATTGTCATGGCTATTCCAAAGGAAAAGTATCCGGGAGCCGTGTATGGAGCATTGTTTATTGTGGCTATTGGTTTATATACGACGATTACGGGCGTTGTGTCGTGGAACG CAAATAACTTGGCGGGAACGTGGAAGCGCAATATCGGACTGGGCTTACAGATCAGCATCGGTAACTTGGGCGGCGCAGTGGGAACTAACATTTACCTCAGGCAGCAAGCACCCAACTATTGGCTGGGATTTGGCTTTTCCCTCGGTATTCTCTTGGTTGCCAGTTCGGCTGGTATGATCATGCGCATTGCTTTGCAACGTATTAACAAAAAGCGTGAGAGTATGAGTCGCGAGGAGATTCTTGAAAAATATACGCCGGAAGAGTTGGACCGGATGGGCGACAAAAGTCCCCTCTTCATCTATACGCTTTGA
- a CDS encoding alcohol dehydrogenase groES-like domain-containing protein: protein MADQAIPKHMLACQVLQFNEPYVIREVPVPQSIGPHDLLLKTAVASLCHTDSMVQEGKMAGTTLPITGSHEGVGTVVAKGEAVTNFALRDRVLAGIPFHQCWQCEDCNSEHPQYCSDRAGGIGLQIDGAFAEYILIDSRSASLIPAALHFTDAAPLACAGITVWRALLQTELKSGDWLGIVGSGGGLGHLAVQFAKAKGLRVVGLDARDEGISLSRESGAEVVVDVRSGLDSAVKHVWKATQNKGVSATINLSDATSAAALACAVTRKHGCMVQVAQPVEVEIPYRELIFRDICVVGSLTASPKQTQEMLEFAVQHGIKVKTNAYHGLREIPKMVKDAHSGLMKGKSVVVIDSTQV from the exons ATGGCAGATCAGGCGATCCCAAAGCATATGCTTGCCTGCCAGGTTTTACAG TTTAATGAACCGTATGTTATTCGTGAGGTGCCTGTACCTCAGAGCATCGGACCACACGATCTTCTGCTGAAGACTGCAGTCGCCTCATTATGTCACACTGATTCCATGGTCCAAGAGGGCAAGATGGCTGGAACAACTCTGCCTATCACAGGTTCTCACGAAGGTGTTGGCACAGTTGTTGCAAAGGGTGAGGCTGTGACCAACTTTGCTTTACGCGATCGCGTTCTTGCTGGAATCCCTTTCCATCAGTGTTGGCAGTGTGAAGATTGCAACAGCGAACACCCCCAATACTGCTCGGATCGCGCTGGTGGTATTGGGCTTCAAATCGATGGTGCTTTTGCTGAGTACATCCTGATTGATTCCCGAAGCGCATCGCTTATCCCAGCTGCCTTGCACTTTACAGACGCAGCACCCCTGGCTTGTGCTGGTATCACCGTGTGGCGCGCACTGCTACAAACTGAACTGAAGTCAGGAGATTGGTTAGGCATCGTGGGGTCTGGAGGCGGTCTGGGCCATTTAGCCGTTCAGTTTGCAAAGGCCAAGGGGCTGCGAGTAGTCGGGCTAGATGCTCGTGATGAAGGGATCAGTCTGTCGAGAGAATCTGGGGCggaagttgttgttgatgtacGAAGTGGGCTCGACTCTGCTGTAAAGCACGTTTGGAAAGCTACCCAAAACAAAGGCGTGTCTGCCACCATTAATCTGAGCGATGCCACGTCGGCAGCCGCCCTCGCATGTGCTGTAACTAGGAAGCACGGTTGTATGGTACAAGTTGCTCAG CCTGTTGAGGTAGAGATTCCATATCGCGAACTGATCTTTAGAGATATCTGTGTGGTTGGCTCGTTGACGGCGTCTCCCAAGCAAACACAAGAGATGTTGGAATTCGCAGTACAGCATGGAATCAAGGTTAAAACTAATGCCTATCACGGCTTGAGGGAAATACCCAAAATGGTCAAAGATGCGCATTCAGGGCTAATGAAGGGGAAGAGTGTGGTTGTAATCGATAGTACCCAAGTGTAG
- a CDS encoding alpha/beta hydrolase family domain-containing protein — translation MAFWNFEAELGPTLPRLESYFNSNEEFRASSIGHDVSFGITCSDTQSTLLVTIRASQALLEWNNQRHTEFTLAARSEDWREFFSPTPKPPYQSYWGILRILGSEPGVGILGDAQAFGRSARLWRLFLDTARRHIANSKAPVTNGIGYHEDQKDDSIVGRYAWLDLPVFGRTKIFYETAGEGPRQILWLHTAGADSREYHDLMNNKSLQERYTMYSFDLPGHGRSYPGQQQLPQGYANDEDTYVEIIHQVIKKLRLHQPIVSGASMAGHVCLAVAIRAKELGIGGVIPVEAAAHLPLVQPPYELGGHLNESVINPERVCGMIAPTTPEFQKRLIWWIYSSQSAGIFQGDLKFYFRGWDGRGRIEKIDTKFCPVYMLTGEYDYSCSPEASGEAAARIPGARFEKMERMGHFPMTENPQEFMIYLNRALKFIEESRSQ, via the coding sequence ATGGCATTTTGGAACTTTGAGGCAGAATTGGGACCAACTCTGCCCAGACTGGAATCCTACTTCAATTCCAACGAGGAGTTCCGGGCTTCTTCCATTGGCCATGACGTGTCGTTTGGCATTACATGTAGCGACACACAGTCTACCCTGCTTGTGACTATCAGGGCTAGCCAAGCACTTTTAGAATGGAACAATCAACGACACACTGAATTCACTCTGGCCGCTCGGTCTGAAGACTGGAGAGAGTTTTTTTCTCCTACTCCCAAGCCTCCATATCAATCTTACTGGGGTATCTTGCGCATACTGGGTTCTGAACCTGGAGTGGGTATCTTGGGAGACGCTCAAGCCTTTGGAAGAAGTGCGAGGCTGTGGCGGCTCTTCCTTGATACAGCACGTCGACATATAGCGAACTCTAAGGCGCCAGTCACAAATGGTATCGGATACCATGAAGATCAGAAAGACGATTCAATTGTGGGACGTTATGCATGGCTCGATTTGCCTGTTTTTGGTCGCACTAAGATCTTCTATGAGACTGCAGGAGAGGGACCAAGGCAGATCTTGTGGCTTCACACCGCCGGTGCCGATTCTCGGGAGTATCATGATCTCATGAACAACAAGAGTCTCCAAGAGCGATATACTATGTACTCATTTGACTTACCTGGTCATGGGAGGTCATATCCAGGTCAACAGCAACTACCGCAAGGATATGCTAATGACGAAGACACCTATGTTGAGATCATACACCAAGTCATCAAGAAGTTGAGGCTCCACCAGCCCATTGTGTCCGGTGCTAGTATGGCAGGCCATGTTTGTCTTGCGGTCGCCATTCGAGCAAAAGAGCTCGGAATTGGAGGAGTTATTCCAGTGGAAGCTGCCGCTCATCTGCCTTTAGTACAGCCGCCCTATGAACTTGGCGGTCATCTCAATGAATCGGTCATAAACCCAGAGCGAGTATGTGGGATGATTGCCCCTACAACACCCGAATTCCAGAAACGATTAATCTGGTGGATATATTCGTCGCAATCTGCTGGAATATTTCAAGGTGACCTGAAGTTCTACTTCCGTGGTTGGGATGGAAGAGGGCGAATTGAGAAGATTGATACAAAATTTTGTCCGGTGTACATGTTGACTGGTGAGTATGACTATAGCTGCAGTCCTGAGGCTAGTGGTGAAGCCGCAGCCCGAATTCCTGGCGCTCGGttcgagaagatggaacgGATGGGCCACTTTCCGATGACGGAAAACCCTCAGGAGTTTATGATCTATTTAAACAGAGCACTCAAGTTCATAGAAGAGTCTCGTAGCCAATAA
- a CDS encoding enoyl-CoA hydratase/isomerase domain-containing protein — MDTMNYLDVERRGVIFIITLQRPPENRLTMKLCQDLISTYRRIEQELSAETLEPEGAVILRGSNAKFFTTGLDLDERGVNPFSSTDGFYPLLRTLLDFPFPTICLITGHTFGGACLLTLAHDYRIMNSERGFWSMPPVNLGLHFDGMGSLLRAKLHPQVSRAVLLEAHKFTGKEAFEAGIVDEIAPPEEMLDRAIALAEKVKGKAKMGVFALLRLELYGEALREFQKISHIHSREVSRQPKAKI, encoded by the exons ATGGACACTATGAATTACCTAGATGTCGAGCGTCGCGGAGTAATTTTTATTATCACGCTACAAAGGCCGCCAGAGAATCGGCTTACTATGAAGCTGTGCCAAGACCTCATCTCCACATATCGACGCATTGAGCAAGAGCTATCAGCTGAGACGCTTGAGCCAGAGGGTGCTGTAATCTTGAGAGGAAGTAATGCGAAATTCTTTACAACT GGCTTAGACCTGGATGAAAGAGGTGTTAACCCTTTCTCCAGTACCGATGGCTTCTATCCA TTACTTCGCACCCTTCTCGATTTCCCGTTCCCTACCATATGTCTCATTACCGGCCATACCTTTGGCGGCGCATGTCTCCTCACTCTTGCCCATGATTATCGCATCATGAACTCCGAACGCGGGTTTTGGTCAATGCCACCCGTGAACCTAGGTCTCCATTTTGACGGCATGGGTTCTTTACTTCGTGCTAAGCTACATCCACAGGTGTCAAGGGCAGTGTTGTTAGAAGCGCACAAGTTCACTGGCAAGGAAGCTTTCGAAGCGGGTATTGTGGATGAAATTGCCCCGCCCGAAGAGATGTTAGACAGGGCAATTGCTTTGGCGGAAAAGGTCaaaggaaaagcaaagatgggCGTCTTTGCGTTGTTGAGACTAGAGTTGTACGGGGAAGCTCTGCGAGAGTTTCAAAAGATTAGCCATATCCACAGCCGTGAAGTATCAAGACAGCCAAAGGCTAAAATTTAA